The Patescibacteria group bacterium genome window below encodes:
- a CDS encoding O-antigen ligase family protein, with product MLNKIFNWLVLGILVLLPWQTRLIIAPAEINGAFWEYGTISLWLIDLLILAALFFWSIKQKINFTSLLKKPSNLKVLLLGLIIILIISVSQALMPLPALLKAVNIILAIVAGYLITQTTLSYKTLLKTFLISASLCGLLGIGQFISQEAPANTWLGLGGHDPKEPGVSVVEATASDGVNERWLRAYGSLDHPNVLGGLMAIAFLFSVWLLYNRQEREEKEIKINKSLQEIIPVLSLVISLAALLLSFSRAAWLAALLGFIWLSIRQIIKKKNLSEMIIVMVIAIFIFGLIFSQYSHLFTARIEHNSRLEIKSSEERITGFSDSVEVMAKYYLTGTGPNSYTKALASSDGAKQPAWFYQPVHSVPLLLISEFGVFSFVWLLTCLFYLTIVFLKKNKSNKGLSISLLILIIIISLLDHWPYSLHFGPIFLATTFALIIKISKERLKEKP from the coding sequence ATGCTTAATAAAATATTTAATTGGCTAGTCCTTGGTATACTTGTTTTATTGCCTTGGCAAACCAGGTTAATTATCGCTCCAGCCGAAATTAACGGCGCTTTTTGGGAGTACGGCACCATCAGCTTATGGCTAATTGATCTTTTAATTCTAGCGGCTTTATTTTTCTGGTCAATTAAGCAAAAAATTAATTTTACCTCTCTTCTTAAAAAACCCTCCAACCTTAAGGTACTACTCCTCGGGCTAATTATTATCTTGATTATCTCAGTTAGCCAAGCCCTAATGCCGCTACCGGCTTTATTAAAAGCCGTTAATATTATATTAGCCATAGTTGCCGGTTATCTTATAACCCAGACCACCCTGTCTTATAAAACACTTTTAAAAACCTTTTTAATAAGCGCTTCTTTATGTGGTCTTTTGGGTATTGGGCAATTTATCAGTCAAGAAGCTCCAGCTAACACCTGGCTTGGTCTTGGAGGACATGATCCAAAAGAACCGGGAGTTTCGGTAGTAGAAGCAACAGCCTCGGATGGCGTTAACGAAAGATGGCTCCGCGCCTATGGTAGTCTTGATCATCCCAATGTCTTAGGAGGCTTAATGGCCATAGCCTTTCTCTTCTCGGTTTGGTTACTTTATAACAGACAAGAACGAGAAGAAAAAGAAATTAAGATAAACAAAAGCCTGCAAGAAATAATACCTGTTTTGTCTTTGGTAATTTCTTTAGCGGCCTTGCTTTTATCTTTTTCCAGGGCCGCTTGGCTGGCCGCTCTCTTAGGTTTTATTTGGTTAAGTATTAGACAAATTATTAAAAAGAAAAATTTGTCCGAGATGATAATTGTGATGGTTATCGCTATCTTTATCTTTGGCCTAATCTTTAGCCAGTACTCGCATCTTTTTACCGCTAGAATAGAACATAATTCCAGACTAGAGATTAAATCAAGCGAAGAAAGAATTACCGGCTTTTCAGATAGTGTAGAAGTTATGGCCAAATATTACTTAACCGGTACCGGCCCCAATAGTTACACCAAGGCCTTAGCCTCTTCTGATGGCGCAAAACAACCAGCTTGGTTTTATCAACCGGTTCACTCTGTACCCCTACTCTTAATATCTGAATTTGGAGTTTTTAGTTTTGTTTGGCTTTTAACTTGTCTTTTTTATCTAACCATAGTCTTTCTTAAAAAGAATAAGTCAAATAAAGGTTTAAGTATTTCCCTTCTCATCTTAATTATTATAATTTCCCTACTTGATCATTGGCCATACAGTCTGCATTTTGGACCAATCTTTTTGGCAACTACTTTCGCCTTAATTATAAAAATAAGTAAAGAAAGACTAAAAGAAAAACCTTAA
- a CDS encoding DNA recombination protein RmuC, with amino-acid sequence MSISPLIIFFLILGFLVIVALLVFLVINLRKPRNQGEMSAMMERLASLNDHNKEMRQLLDQKLSETHLAHHRQFSETVKIVGQVTEKLTQLDETNKQVINFSSQLQSLQDILKNPKQRGVLGEYYLETLLKNVMPPGSYQMQYSFSDGTIVDAAVFVKEKIIPIDSKFSLENYNRLAESPPGGERDRLEKVFLNDLKSRIIETSKYIQPQNKTTDFAFMFIPHEAIYYDLLINKIGGKGEENDNLIQRAAGTYKVIIVSPTSFLAYLQTVLQGLRALQIEESALAIRGNVEKLHKHILVYEDYLQKMGNSLNTTVNHYNNAYKEFKKVDKDVVKITEQESTVEPLIVDKANLEE; translated from the coding sequence ATGTCAATTTCACCCCTCATTATATTTTTTCTTATTCTCGGCTTTTTGGTTATTGTGGCCCTACTGGTTTTTTTAGTCATTAATCTAAGAAAACCAAGAAACCAAGGAGAAATGTCTGCCATGATGGAAAGACTGGCCTCTTTAAATGACCACAATAAAGAAATGCGCCAGCTTTTAGACCAAAAACTTTCCGAAACCCATTTAGCTCATCATAGACAGTTTAGCGAAACCGTTAAGATTGTCGGGCAAGTTACAGAAAAGCTCACTCAACTAGACGAAACTAATAAGCAAGTTATTAATTTTTCCAGCCAGTTACAGAGCCTCCAAGATATCTTAAAAAACCCTAAACAACGAGGTGTGCTTGGAGAATATTATTTGGAAACTCTTTTAAAAAACGTTATGCCTCCCGGTAGCTACCAGATGCAATATTCTTTTTCCGATGGCACCATAGTGGACGCTGCGGTTTTTGTTAAAGAAAAGATTATTCCAATTGATTCAAAATTCTCTTTGGAAAACTATAACCGCCTGGCTGAATCCCCTCCTGGAGGAGAAAGAGATAGGTTGGAAAAAGTTTTTCTTAATGATCTCAAATCAAGAATCATAGAAACCAGTAAATATATTCAACCGCAAAATAAAACCACAGACTTTGCCTTTATGTTTATTCCCCATGAAGCTATCTATTATGATCTTTTAATTAACAAGATTGGTGGCAAAGGTGAAGAAAACGACAACCTAATCCAAAGAGCGGCTGGTACTTATAAGGTAATCATTGTTTCTCCTACGTCCTTCTTGGCTTATCTACAAACCGTCCTACAGGGTCTACGAGCTCTACAAATTGAAGAAAGTGCGCTGGCTATTCGCGGCAACGTGGAAAAACTCCATAAACATATTTTAGTTTATGAAGATTATCTCCAAAAAATGGGTAATAGCCTAAATACTACAGTTAACCACTACAATAATGCTTACAAAGAATTTAAAAAAGTAGACAAAGACGTAGTTAAAATTACTGAACAAGAATCTACGGTAGAGCCGTTGATTGTAGATAAAGCTAATTTGGAAGAATAA
- the dprA gene encoding DNA-processing protein DprA: MINSLLMEEKDYLIALSQSNLFGPLTLLRLRSFFGSFKRVWQAPLGQLSRSPCFKLNLNLKEEKLLKFQAFRQTNSPEKIIQRLNYLKIKTVCLEEETYPYLLKQTYDTPPLLYYKGRLDIFKKPCLAIVGSRKTDKYSEEAAKELTREAVKLGFTIISGLARGIDSVAHLACLNNQGLTVAVMATGAEKIYPPENWLLAQRIIEQGCLISEFPPEVNTKANHFPRRNRLIAGLSLGVLVIGAPIKSGALITAEQALRENREIMTIPGPIFNPLHEGSNNLLKLGAIPICSYLDLGEALQNLTVTQ, encoded by the coding sequence ATGATCAACAGTCTTTTAATGGAGGAAAAAGATTACCTGATCGCCCTCTCACAAAGCAATTTGTTCGGACCGCTTACTCTGCTTCGTCTACGGTCTTTTTTTGGTAGCTTCAAAAGAGTTTGGCAAGCACCTTTGGGCCAGTTATCACGATCGCCTTGTTTTAAACTTAATCTTAACCTTAAAGAAGAAAAGCTTTTAAAGTTTCAAGCTTTCAGGCAAACAAATAGTCCGGAAAAAATAATCCAAAGGCTTAATTATTTAAAAATTAAAACCGTTTGTCTTGAAGAAGAAACTTACCCCTATCTTCTTAAACAAACTTATGACACTCCTCCCCTACTATATTATAAGGGAAGGCTTGATATATTTAAAAAACCCTGTCTAGCCATTGTGGGCTCAAGAAAAACAGATAAATATTCTGAAGAAGCAGCTAAAGAATTAACCCGCGAAGCCGTTAAGCTTGGCTTTACCATCATTAGCGGACTAGCTCGTGGCATTGATTCTGTCGCTCATTTAGCTTGTTTAAATAATCAAGGCTTAACTGTCGCTGTTATGGCTACCGGAGCCGAGAAAATCTACCCACCAGAAAATTGGCTTTTAGCCCAAAGAATTATTGAACAAGGTTGTCTAATCTCTGAGTTTCCTCCCGAAGTTAATACTAAGGCTAATCATTTCCCTCGCCGTAACAGACTAATCGCTGGCCTGTCTTTAGGGGTATTGGTTATTGGTGCTCCAATAAAGTCTGGCGCTCTAATTACCGCCGAACAAGCTCTTAGAGAAAATCGCGAAATAATGACCATACCAGGCCCTATCTTTAATCCTTTACATGAGGGAAGTAATAATCTTTTAAAACTAGGAGCCATACCGATTTGCTCTTACTTAGATCTAGGCGAAGCTTTACAAAACTTGACAGTTACCCAATAA
- the topA gene encoding type I DNA topoisomerase, with product MKLVIVESPTKAKTITKFLSKGFTVESSFGHIRDLPKSEIGVDTEKGFAPRYVVPTKARKTVTKLKKLADKAEQIILASDEDREGEAIAWHLAEALKLPEEKISRIVFHEITKEAIEEALAGPRSLDVNLVDAQQARRILDRLVGYELSPFLWKKVARGLSAGRVQSVAVRLIVEREKEIRAFKTDEYWTISAELTTSGKEIFKAELFSLDKKTLDKFAIKNEEEALKLVKELEKEDYQVSSVEKKRGQKNPPSPFTTSSLQQTANRFLGFSAKQTMMIAQQLYEGLELGSEGSVGLITYMRTDSLHLSEKFLNEAKDYLQKTLGDKYLSASPRRFKTKAKGAQEAHEAVRPTEAGRSPDEIKEFLNPNQLKLYRLIWQRAVASQMAPAELDQVTIEVKAGRGDFRANGQTIAFPGYLAIYPEKSKELLLPTVKENEKLSLNALLPEQHFTKPPARYSDATLVKELEKNGIGRPSTYAPTIATIEARNYVERDDQKRLKPTAIAEVVNDVLTAHFPNIVDLQFTANLENDFDEIAAGKIGWQGVLERFYGPFHENLQNKYEEVKKDEIMPEQPTEEICEKCGSQMIIKTGRYGPFLACGNFPECKNIKSLDKDKPEEDEKIKALKEKHQEDKCEKCGEAMVVKTGRFGPFLGCSNYPKCKNIKNLETEEGPKVVCPICKEGQIVTKRSRRGIFYACNRYPDCKTAYNNKPTGENCPECGDLLLDNPKGIKCGSKSCSYIKEA from the coding sequence ATGAAACTTGTTATCGTTGAATCTCCCACCAAGGCCAAAACCATTACCAAATTTCTAAGCAAAGGGTTTACGGTTGAATCTTCTTTTGGTCATATCCGCGATCTGCCAAAATCGGAGATAGGCGTGGACACAGAAAAAGGCTTTGCTCCTCGCTATGTTGTTCCCACCAAAGCCAGAAAAACCGTTACCAAGCTTAAAAAGTTAGCCGATAAAGCGGAGCAGATAATTCTAGCTTCCGACGAAGACCGCGAAGGAGAGGCTATTGCTTGGCACCTAGCGGAAGCCCTTAAGTTACCCGAAGAAAAAATTTCTCGTATTGTTTTCCACGAAATAACTAAAGAAGCTATTGAAGAAGCTTTGGCTGGTCCAAGAAGTCTGGACGTTAATTTAGTAGATGCCCAACAGGCCAGAAGAATTTTGGACAGATTAGTTGGTTATGAGCTATCTCCTTTTTTATGGAAAAAGGTCGCCCGCGGTCTTTCCGCTGGTAGGGTACAATCTGTAGCGGTGCGTTTAATTGTAGAAAGAGAAAAAGAAATCAGAGCCTTTAAGACCGATGAGTACTGGACTATCTCAGCTGAGCTAACAACTTCTGGAAAAGAAATCTTTAAAGCCGAGCTTTTTTCTTTAGATAAAAAAACTTTGGATAAGTTTGCGATCAAAAACGAAGAAGAAGCTTTAAAGTTGGTTAAAGAGCTAGAAAAAGAAGATTACCAGGTAAGTTCAGTAGAAAAAAAACGCGGACAAAAAAATCCCCCCTCGCCTTTCACTACCTCAAGTCTTCAACAAACCGCCAATCGTTTCTTGGGTTTTTCCGCCAAGCAAACCATGATGATCGCTCAACAGCTTTATGAGGGTCTTGAACTTGGCAGCGAAGGCAGTGTCGGTTTAATTACTTATATGAGAACCGATTCTCTTCATCTATCTGAAAAATTCTTAAACGAAGCTAAGGATTATTTGCAAAAAACCTTAGGAGATAAATATCTGTCTGCTAGTCCAAGACGCTTTAAAACCAAAGCCAAAGGAGCCCAAGAAGCCCACGAAGCCGTTAGACCAACCGAGGCCGGACGTTCACCGGATGAAATAAAAGAATTCTTAAATCCGAACCAACTTAAACTCTATCGTTTAATCTGGCAAAGAGCGGTGGCTAGCCAAATGGCACCGGCTGAACTGGATCAGGTAACGATTGAAGTTAAAGCCGGACGTGGTGACTTTAGAGCTAACGGACAAACCATCGCCTTCCCGGGCTACTTAGCTATTTACCCGGAAAAAAGTAAAGAGCTTTTATTACCAACAGTTAAAGAAAACGAGAAGCTTAGCCTTAATGCTCTTTTACCAGAACAACATTTCACCAAACCTCCAGCCCGCTACAGCGACGCTACTTTGGTTAAGGAATTAGAAAAGAACGGTATTGGACGACCTTCCACTTACGCTCCAACTATTGCTACTATTGAAGCTAGAAACTACGTCGAACGAGACGATCAAAAAAGACTTAAACCCACCGCCATTGCCGAAGTAGTTAATGACGTCTTAACAGCCCACTTCCCAAATATTGTAGATCTGCAGTTTACGGCTAATCTGGAAAACGATTTTGATGAAATCGCCGCGGGGAAAATAGGTTGGCAAGGTGTCTTGGAAAGATTCTACGGACCTTTTCATGAAAACCTGCAAAATAAATATGAAGAAGTTAAAAAAGATGAGATTATGCCAGAACAACCTACCGAAGAGATCTGTGAAAAATGCGGTAGCCAGATGATAATTAAAACCGGACGATATGGACCCTTCCTGGCTTGCGGCAACTTTCCGGAATGTAAGAATATTAAAAGCCTGGATAAAGACAAGCCAGAAGAAGATGAAAAGATTAAAGCTTTAAAAGAAAAACACCAAGAAGATAAATGCGAAAAATGCGGAGAAGCGATGGTAGTTAAAACCGGACGCTTTGGACCGTTTTTAGGCTGCAGCAATTATCCTAAATGCAAAAATATTAAAAACCTGGAAACTGAAGAAGGTCCAAAGGTTGTCTGCCCAATTTGTAAAGAAGGACAAATTGTTACCAAACGTAGTCGTCGCGGGATCTTCTACGCCTGTAACCGCTATCCGGATTGTAAAACTGCCTATAATAATAAACCAACCGGTGAAAATTGCCCTGAGTGCGGAGATCTTTTATTAGATAACCCAAAAGGTATTAAGTGCGGTAGTAAGAGCTGCTCTTATATTAAAGAAGCTTAA
- a CDS encoding glycine--tRNA ligase, which yields MQEKPENLMEKIISLCKRRGFIFPGSEIYGGLANSWDYGPYGVELKNNIKKLWWKTFVTDKDDMTGLDSALLMNTKVWEASGHLSHFTDPLVEDVKTHERFRLDHFLEYNGVNIQGLDQAAMIDKLKELGLKSPKGNDLSEPKQFNMMLKTHLGPIEETGSLVYFRPETAQGIFVNFKNITDTMRLKPPFGVGQIGKAFRNEITPGNFIFRTREFEQMEIEYFIPKPTNDQAWQEVFEDWREAIKKWIISLGVDYEKSIKENEISENERAHYSKKTIDFEYHYPFGTKELYGLAYRGDYDLSNHKISYTNEKGETYVPHVIEPSMGVDRTVLAVLLSAYQEEKVKEDTRKVLKLPISLAPVKVAIFPLLRNKPELVKKAKEVYDMIRKDYPAEFDDNGNVGKRYRRQDEIGTPYCITIDFDTLENDEVTIRDRDTMEQAKVKIQELPDFLKNKLS from the coding sequence ATGCAAGAAAAACCAGAAAACTTAATGGAAAAAATTATCTCCTTATGCAAAAGGCGCGGTTTTATTTTCCCTGGCTCGGAAATCTATGGTGGTCTGGCTAATAGCTGGGATTATGGTCCATATGGAGTTGAATTAAAAAACAATATTAAAAAACTTTGGTGGAAAACCTTTGTGACAGATAAAGACGATATGACGGGCCTAGACAGTGCTCTTTTAATGAACACCAAAGTTTGGGAAGCTAGTGGTCATTTAAGTCATTTTACCGATCCCTTGGTGGAAGACGTTAAAACTCATGAAAGATTTAGATTGGATCACTTTCTGGAATACAACGGAGTTAACATTCAAGGCCTTGATCAGGCAGCCATGATTGATAAGCTTAAAGAACTCGGATTAAAAAGCCCTAAAGGTAATGACCTAAGTGAGCCAAAACAATTTAACATGATGCTTAAAACCCATTTGGGACCAATAGAGGAAACCGGCAGCTTGGTTTATTTTCGTCCGGAAACAGCCCAGGGTATTTTTGTTAATTTTAAAAACATCACTGACACCATGCGTCTTAAACCACCTTTTGGGGTGGGGCAAATCGGCAAAGCTTTTCGTAACGAAATAACTCCTGGTAACTTTATCTTCCGAACTAGAGAATTTGAACAAATGGAGATTGAATACTTTATCCCAAAACCAACTAACGACCAAGCCTGGCAAGAAGTTTTTGAAGACTGGAGAGAAGCGATAAAAAAATGGATTATAAGCTTGGGTGTTGATTATGAAAAGTCAATTAAGGAAAACGAAATCTCGGAAAATGAGAGAGCACATTATTCCAAAAAGACCATTGACTTTGAATACCACTATCCTTTTGGCACCAAAGAGCTTTATGGGCTCGCCTATCGCGGAGATTATGATTTAAGTAACCATAAAATAAGTTATACGAACGAAAAAGGAGAAACTTATGTACCGCATGTTATTGAACCATCTATGGGTGTAGACCGTACGGTACTGGCTGTTTTACTCTCCGCCTACCAAGAAGAAAAAGTTAAAGAAGATACTAGAAAAGTACTTAAACTACCCATCTCTTTAGCCCCGGTTAAAGTGGCCATCTTCCCCCTTTTAAGAAATAAGCCGGAGTTAGTTAAAAAGGCCAAAGAAGTCTATGACATGATCAGAAAAGACTACCCTGCTGAATTTGATGACAACGGTAACGTCGGTAAACGCTACCGAAGACAAGACGAAATTGGTACACCATATTGCATAACCATAGATTTTGACACTTTAGAAAATGATGAAGTAACAATAAGGGATAGGGATACAATGGAACAAGCTAAAGTTAAGATTCAAGAATTACCTGATTTTCTAAAAAATAAACTTTCATAA
- a CDS encoding pitrilysin family protein → MYKIQKLSNGLNLLTAPQKGAKTTAVLVMVATGSKYEDRRTSGLSHFLEHMFFKGTTKRPDTLTISTALDRVGGEYNAFTSKEYTGYWVKTAGKSAELALDVIADMLLNSKFEEEEIAREKGVIIEEVNMYLDNPIMRVGEVFEECLYGDTPAGWDTIGTKETINAFKRKDFIKYYQSQYKTGNSFVCLAGYIPPKVKSLVEKHFNKYPKGRALPKQEVKEKQNQAQVKLEYKKTDQAHLVLGVRTPAYGNPDYAALKMISLALGGSMSSRLFLNLRERNGLCYYVRSGYEAYTDTGYLATQAGVPVDKIKKAIAIIVEEYKKMAKEKISDQELKKIKQFVSNKTLLKLEGADQVAGWYGQQLVMLSQQKGKKLKPTTPSEHLKKMKAVTPEDIQRVAKKIFTTKNLNLAIIGPYKKTEEFRKLLK, encoded by the coding sequence ATGTACAAAATCCAAAAACTTTCTAATGGTTTAAATCTTTTAACCGCACCCCAAAAAGGTGCTAAGACTACTGCCGTTTTAGTAATGGTCGCTACCGGTTCAAAATATGAAGATCGCCGTACCAGTGGTCTATCTCACTTTCTTGAACACATGTTCTTTAAAGGAACAACTAAAAGACCGGACACCTTAACTATTTCCACTGCCCTAGACAGAGTAGGCGGAGAATATAATGCCTTTACTTCTAAAGAATATACCGGGTACTGGGTTAAAACTGCCGGCAAGTCCGCCGAACTAGCCTTGGATGTTATCGCCGACATGCTCTTAAACTCCAAGTTTGAGGAAGAAGAAATAGCCAGAGAAAAAGGGGTTATCATTGAAGAAGTTAATATGTATCTAGATAACCCAATTATGAGAGTTGGAGAAGTTTTTGAAGAATGTCTATATGGAGATACCCCTGCCGGTTGGGACACTATTGGGACAAAAGAAACAATTAACGCTTTTAAGAGAAAAGATTTTATAAAATACTACCAAAGTCAATACAAAACCGGTAATTCTTTTGTTTGTCTAGCTGGCTATATACCACCCAAAGTAAAAAGCTTAGTGGAAAAACATTTTAATAAATATCCCAAGGGTCGCGCTCTACCTAAACAAGAAGTTAAAGAAAAACAAAACCAAGCACAAGTAAAATTGGAATATAAAAAAACAGATCAAGCACACTTAGTGCTAGGTGTACGCACTCCCGCCTATGGTAATCCAGATTACGCAGCTCTTAAAATGATCTCTTTAGCCTTGGGGGGCTCTATGAGTTCAAGGCTGTTTTTAAACTTAAGAGAAAGAAACGGACTTTGTTATTATGTCCGCTCGGGCTATGAAGCCTACACAGATACCGGCTACCTAGCCACCCAAGCAGGAGTACCGGTGGATAAGATTAAAAAAGCTATAGCGATTATTGTGGAAGAATATAAGAAAATGGCGAAAGAAAAAATATCCGATCAAGAACTTAAAAAGATTAAACAGTTTGTCTCCAACAAGACTCTTTTAAAACTTGAAGGAGCGGATCAGGTAGCCGGTTGGTATGGACAACAACTAGTTATGCTTAGCCAACAAAAAGGCAAAAAACTTAAGCCAACTACCCCGTCAGAACACCTGAAAAAAATGAAAGCCGTTACCCCAGAAGACATCCAAAGAGTAGCCAAGAAAATCTTCACTACAAAGAACCTCAACCTGGCCATTATCGGACCATATAAGAAAACAGAGGAATTTAGAAAGTTATTGAAATAA